A window from Micromonospora profundi encodes these proteins:
- the arfA gene encoding arabinosylfuranosidase ArfA, which produces MRTAQLTIDPAFAIGPADRRLFGSFVEHMGRCVYGGIYEPGHPNADSRGLRRDVLELTRELGVSVVRYPGGNFVSGYRWEDGVGPVGDRPRRLDLAWKTIETNAFGLDEFMTWAAEAGVEPMMAVNLGTRGVQEALDLLEYSNHPGGTALSDLRRKHGAEDPYGVRLWCLGNEMDGPWQVGHKTADEYGRLAAEAARAMKMIDPSISLVACGSSNRRMPTFAAWEATVLEHTYEHVDYISAHTYYDPSDGDQASILASAVDMDNFITEVVATADHVAAKQRHKRKLKISFDEWNVWYESRLQADLDRRGWVEAPALIEDDFTAVDAVVVGDLLITLLRHADRVGVAAQAQLANVIAPIRTRNGGPAWRQSIFHPFALTARYARGTVLRTEPVSPRYDTKKFGDVPVLDTVAVHDEETGELTVFAVNRDQTDLALDIDLRGLPGLSGYSFQSIAAGSDPSATNTEAEPDRVTPRELPTPTTDGGRCTVRLPAVSWSVLRFGPAAV; this is translated from the coding sequence TTGCGGACGGCACAGCTGACGATCGATCCGGCCTTCGCGATCGGCCCGGCCGACCGACGACTCTTCGGCTCGTTCGTCGAGCACATGGGGCGGTGCGTCTACGGCGGCATCTACGAGCCCGGCCACCCCAACGCCGACTCCCGCGGCCTGCGCCGAGACGTGCTTGAGCTGACCCGCGAGCTGGGCGTATCGGTGGTCCGCTACCCCGGCGGCAACTTCGTCTCCGGCTACCGCTGGGAGGACGGGGTGGGCCCGGTCGGTGACCGGCCGCGCCGCCTCGACCTGGCCTGGAAGACGATCGAGACCAACGCGTTCGGGCTGGACGAGTTCATGACCTGGGCCGCCGAGGCCGGCGTCGAGCCGATGATGGCTGTCAACCTGGGCACTCGCGGCGTCCAGGAGGCCCTTGACCTGCTGGAATACTCCAACCACCCGGGCGGCACCGCGCTTTCCGACCTGCGTCGCAAGCACGGCGCGGAGGACCCGTACGGGGTGCGGCTGTGGTGCCTCGGCAACGAGATGGACGGCCCGTGGCAGGTCGGCCACAAGACCGCCGACGAGTACGGGCGACTGGCCGCCGAGGCGGCCCGCGCGATGAAGATGATCGACCCGTCGATCAGCCTGGTCGCCTGCGGCAGCTCCAACCGGCGGATGCCCACGTTCGCCGCGTGGGAGGCGACAGTGCTGGAGCACACCTACGAGCACGTCGACTACATCTCGGCGCACACCTACTACGACCCGTCCGACGGCGACCAGGCCAGCATCCTGGCCTCAGCCGTCGACATGGACAACTTCATCACCGAGGTGGTGGCCACCGCCGACCACGTCGCTGCCAAGCAGCGGCACAAGCGCAAGCTGAAGATCTCGTTCGACGAGTGGAACGTCTGGTACGAGTCCCGCCTCCAGGCCGACCTGGACCGGCGCGGCTGGGTCGAGGCGCCGGCGCTGATCGAGGACGACTTCACGGCTGTCGACGCGGTGGTCGTCGGTGACCTGCTGATCACCCTGCTGCGTCACGCCGACCGGGTCGGGGTGGCCGCTCAGGCCCAGCTCGCCAACGTCATCGCGCCGATCCGCACCCGCAACGGCGGTCCCGCCTGGCGGCAGAGCATCTTCCACCCGTTCGCGCTCACCGCCCGGTACGCCCGGGGCACCGTCCTGCGTACCGAGCCGGTGTCGCCGCGCTACGACACGAAGAAGTTCGGGGACGTGCCGGTGCTCGACACCGTCGCCGTACACGACGAGGAGACCGGCGAGCTGACCGTCTTCGCGGTCAACCGTGACCAGACGGACCTCGCATTGGACATCGACCTGCGCGGTCTGCCAGGACTGTCCGGTTATTCCTTCCAGAGCATCGCTGCCGGGTCTGACCCGTCGGCGACGAACACCGAGGCCGAGCCCGACCGGGTGACGCCCCGGGAACTCCCCACACCCACCACCGACGGCGGCCGGTGCACCGTACGCCTCCCCGCCGTGTCCTGGAGCGTGCTGCGCTTCGGCCCGGCCGCCGTCTGA
- a CDS encoding LacI family DNA-binding transcriptional regulator produces MRHRLKDVAERAGVSVKTVSNVVNGYVHVRPDTRARVEQAIAELNYRPNLSARHLRKGRTGVIALAVPELDIPYFAELARHVVTAAADYGWTVLIDQTGGRREQERVVASGITDHLIDGLIFSPLALTAEDLTGLDGAPMVLLGERVDHGPADRVVIDNVAAAREITSHLIQLGHRRIAAIGSQRTDEGASARLRLAGYADAHRAAGLDFDETLVAPAAAWHRADGAAAMRGLLTSGVRPDAVFCFNDTLALGALRALHEAGLRVPDDVAVVGFDDIEDGRFSIPTLTTVAPDKERIARLAVELLANRLDGDRAAPARELSAPYRVELRESTQKVSALAAGVPPQ; encoded by the coding sequence GTGCGACACAGGCTCAAGGACGTGGCCGAGCGGGCCGGCGTGTCGGTGAAGACCGTTTCGAACGTGGTCAACGGTTATGTCCACGTCCGGCCCGACACACGGGCAAGGGTCGAGCAGGCCATCGCCGAACTCAACTACCGGCCGAACCTCTCCGCGCGCCACCTGCGCAAGGGCCGCACGGGTGTGATCGCCCTGGCCGTGCCGGAACTGGACATCCCGTACTTCGCCGAACTGGCCCGCCACGTCGTCACCGCCGCCGCCGACTACGGCTGGACGGTGCTCATCGACCAGACCGGCGGCCGGCGCGAGCAGGAACGGGTTGTCGCGTCCGGCATCACCGACCACCTCATCGACGGGCTCATCTTCAGCCCGCTGGCACTCACCGCGGAGGACCTGACCGGTCTGGACGGCGCCCCGATGGTGCTGCTCGGCGAGCGGGTCGACCACGGCCCCGCCGACCGCGTCGTCATCGACAACGTGGCGGCCGCCCGCGAGATCACCAGCCACCTGATCCAGCTCGGCCACCGCCGGATCGCGGCCATCGGCTCGCAGCGCACCGACGAGGGCGCCAGCGCCCGGCTGCGCCTCGCCGGCTACGCCGACGCACACCGCGCCGCCGGCCTCGACTTCGACGAGACCCTCGTGGCACCCGCAGCGGCCTGGCACCGCGCCGACGGTGCCGCCGCCATGCGGGGCCTGCTCACCTCAGGGGTACGCCCCGACGCCGTCTTCTGCTTCAACGACACGCTCGCACTTGGTGCCCTGCGTGCCCTGCACGAGGCCGGCCTACGGGTGCCCGACGACGTGGCGGTCGTCGGTTTCGACGACATCGAGGACGGCCGGTTCTCGATCCCGACGCTCACCACCGTCGCGCCGGACAAGGAGCGGATCGCCCGTCTCGCCGTCGAACTGCTCGCCAACCGTCTCGACGGCGACCGGGCTGCTCCCGCCCGGGAACTCTCCGCCCCCTACCGCGTGGAACTACGAGAATCCACCCAGAAGGTCAGTGCCCTCGCTGCCGGCGTACCGCCGCAATGA
- a CDS encoding methyltransferase domain-containing protein, producing MVALAQTPPSADRLRAIDEFLARAWADQVRHDDRLRGLAVEVRFDRGVAHLSGEVPEQEDLRLVRDMVGRLAGVYGVWCRVGVGGRKPVVVDLGCGPTKQWQGNLGLDIYPAPGVDAVADLSGSLPLADNSVDVLFAVHILEHLIDFLPLVDECHRVLRPGGVLHVMSPWWGHVNAVADPTHVRLMDVQTFKGICQLRPPGTPRWYPLHAGCDGASIFADLTPLPPDEDPAPQSHLARFFD from the coding sequence ATGGTTGCTTTGGCACAGACTCCACCCTCGGCCGACCGGCTGCGGGCGATCGACGAGTTCCTCGCGCGGGCCTGGGCGGACCAGGTCCGGCACGACGACCGGCTGCGCGGCTTGGCGGTCGAGGTGCGGTTCGACCGGGGGGTGGCGCACCTCAGTGGTGAGGTGCCCGAGCAGGAAGACCTACGGCTGGTACGCGACATGGTGGGCCGGCTGGCCGGGGTCTACGGCGTCTGGTGCCGGGTCGGCGTCGGCGGGCGGAAGCCGGTGGTGGTGGATCTCGGCTGCGGACCGACGAAGCAGTGGCAGGGCAACCTGGGGTTGGACATCTATCCAGCGCCGGGTGTGGACGCGGTGGCGGACCTCTCCGGCTCGCTGCCCCTGGCCGACAATTCGGTGGACGTCCTCTTCGCCGTACACATCCTGGAGCACCTGATCGACTTCCTGCCGCTTGTGGACGAGTGCCACCGGGTGCTCCGCCCGGGTGGCGTGCTCCACGTGATGAGCCCCTGGTGGGGGCACGTGAACGCGGTGGCGGACCCGACACACGTGCGGCTGATGGACGTGCAGACGTTCAAGGGGATCTGTCAGCTACGGCCACCGGGCACGCCGCGTTGGTATCCCCTGCACGCCGGCTGCGACGGCGCCTCCATCTTCGCCGACCTGACCCCACTGCCCCCCGACGAGGACCCGGCACCCCAGTCCCACCTGGCCCGCTTCTTCGACTGA